tgtttgtttgtttgcttgcttgcttgttttgttggggctttttttctgtttgattttttgttgttgttttgggtttttttgtctcccTTGAAAATCTGTGCTGAACTGCTCTTCATTCATTGTTTTTCTGATTGTCAAGCCCCACCATATTTTCAAAGTGAAGTGTCTGACATCAGCGATCACAGTCAGGATTTAAAGCACGAGTTCCCAGATGTGTTTAAGGATCCTGTGTGTTACCTAATTCATGAGAAACCACATTTACAAAAATGTGACATGAAATGACTGATGGAGGATCCAATAGCAAGTAAAGCTTTGTTTTATGCCTTTTAGCGATGAAACTGCTTGTGAAACACTTGAATTGCCCAAAAGGTGGGTGACAAGCTGCTTAAACGCTCTAATATTCCAGTCATAACATCAACTATGAGAAGAGTTGTAACTGGTGATTGATTGACCTAGGAGGTGAAGCTGAGCCCACCTCTCCTCTCTGGAGTGTGAGCCATGCATGTGACCCTTGGTACACACTGCACATCCCCTGAGCTCTCTCTGGAAGGCTGCAGGGATACACAAAGCACTAAAAGCTGGCACACCGCTCAAGGCAAAAACCTTCTGAAAACGAAACTGCCAAACCTCTTCATTTCCTCTGCTGTGGATTTAAGTCAGCTAAAATCACAGTTTTAGAACATCCAACTGCTGTGCCTTGTCCATTAAAAATGAACCACAGGagaataataaattttaattttttgaacaGTTATTCCAAATATCTGGTGGAATGCATTTACATGCATTTAGTTTGACATGCATTCCATGTAGTACCTGCTTCCATATccagtggcagtgccagagTTCAGCCCCACATGAAGTCATCAAATAGAACTGGCTCAATACAATATTCAGCCATGTAGCACATGCTTTTCTGTGCAATAATGTTCTGTCATGCTTTGTATGAAACACCTATGGCACCAGGCAGATGAAGACTGATACAGAGCTTAACTTCTCCTGACAGCTACTCTCATAATGTGCCTCTCTTTTATTTGTTGCAAGGGATAACTACAAACTggataaaaaaaaggaaaacaaattgaaaTTCAATTATATGTAAGTAAACAAACTGTAATAAAATGAGCAGGCTGAACTTTCATCTACATTTCAACTGGATTTGAACCAAGTCCCTTCTTAGAGTCTGTGAAAgtttggctattttttttttttttttttttttttggtctgctttgcatttccttGCTCTCGTCGTGACCAAGAGGAGAAATGCTGGAAAACAGCGAGCAACTGTAATCTGCTGTTTCTGGCCAGGTCAAAAGTAGGACAAGCTGGAAATGTCATGTAAATTCCCATGTTTGGTAGATTCCCAGTCCAGGTTCACGTACTCAGAAGGTCAGAACAAGATGAAGATAAACTAAAAGACCTCAAGGTGATTGTACAGACAAGAATCAACTAGAATTTAGGTGGCCAAGCTTAAACTGAAATATTCAGCTTCTTTAGAGTTTCTATTCTTGCCATGAAGGGAAATTTAGTCTGTTGGGTTTGCACCATGCTTCCAAGCCCACTGGTTGGTTGGGACAATGCAGGGACCGAAGAGGTGTCTAAGGATCAGATCCACCTTCCACTGGCACCACACCTCTATCTCCAGTGAACGTGTGCTTTCAGGATGTGCTTTCAAGTTTTGGGAGGAGACTGTATGTGATTGGAAGTTGACTTTGGCTAAAGCTTAGctcttttcctccagaaagAAGAGAATTGCTTCCATCACACTACTGATTCTCCAGAGATGGCATGTGGCTTGATCCAACAAAACAGATTTGTTGTCAGATCAAACCTAGTTATTTATCTTGCAATCTTATAATTTTTGTAGAAGCAGAGTAGTTACAATTTAAAACGAAACAAACTTATGCTCTAATTGTTTTAAAGTGCAGCATGTATTTGGGAGAGACACAGCCAGATTAGGAGGGAATGGTTTGTCAAGTGCACCACTCTGACTGGGGAGCTTGGGAAAAAGAAGAGCTTTACAGGTGCAGTTCATGCCTTGTACTCCACCTGAACCCTTGGAGGAAGGTGCTCTTTGCAGGGTGTGGCAGCCCTCCCTAACCATAACTCTGCCCTCTGGATCTGGCAGGGcattccctgggtgctgcagccagggcttcTGTTCAGCAAGCAGATGAGGAGAAACTGGTGTACAGAGAGTTATTCACAAATTGTTTACGTAGgtaatatatatacacattccAGATGTGGACAGACtatgcaaaacaaaagcacCCTGTTCCTGGCTGATACAGTTCCTTCTGCAAGTTCTGGGAGACCTTGGGACATGATGGCTTAGCTTTAACCAAGTCCAACTGCTGATGCGTTACTCAGAAATGGAAGAGGAGCATGACTTACTTGGTCATAATGCAAATAGCACAGTCCGAGTATACACATGGATTTTACAGCACGTGGCCGTGCTGGCTGGTTttctcccagggcagcacctccTCTGCAGGAGCCTGCAGAGACTGGACAGAGAGCACTGACCATGCCTCGCACAAATTCTCAAGGTGCTGCTAAAGACAAAACTTGAATTGTCAGTCCACAGACCGCTGCCCAAATTCAGTGGTGTGAGTGAGTCAGCACGAGCTGCTCGCTCAAACTGAAATCAGCACAGCTGCAAACATGTGCAAGCATGTCCCCAGCTGGCCAGCTCTgttgtggggctgggagcctCCAACACGAGACTGAGCAGGAgtatccccaaaatctcccgCAGCAAAGTGCTTGCAGGATGGACACAGCTAAGCAGCAACCCAGTGCCAGAGTTTACTTCAGACCCAAGCCTGTGGTGCAGGCTCTCCAGTCAGAAACAGCTTTGCCAGCACGACCCACATTCTCGGAGAAGtaatagaaaacaaattttcGTTGATGTCTGTAGGTTGTTTGGAAGAATTTTTCTTGAAGTCTCTTCTATCCAAAGAATCTGAGATTTGTACAATTTTCCTTGCCTCAATATTTTACTAAGCAATTTTTGAATGTTCTAAGCAAGcccacagaatttttttattacctAAAATGATCTGTTAAGCCATGAATCTCTGCAGCAACAATGGGAGACGCCTGCTTTGGCTCTAATTCAGTTGTACAATGTTACTAATTTGCAACTTCGGGGTGATCTGGACATGAGTGGACTTgtatggtttgggttttttatccctcttttcctttccttctccacatGGTTTGCAGAAAAATAAGCATCAATTTTAAAGTGCTAGAAAGAGCAGCTTGCTTTTGAGGCTGTCAGACTGATACAAACGATCTTTGCTTCGAGCTTCTTAAAAAGACATAATTTCTACTCTGTCTAAAAAGCAGAGGCtgccttgtttgtttttatttgcagcaTTCGGCAGCGTTGCTGTAGGCCACGAACTGCAGGATGGCAGCAACACAGGATTATCCTGCAGAGCCCTAACTGGTGAATCCATAACAGCCAACCTGAACTCTGCTGCGGGCTGCCATTTAATACCAGAGGAAACTGTTTGCATTTCATCATGTAACCGGTTGTGTGAATTCAAGAACCTTCCCTGGATCGGGCTGTGTTTTCAGATGAAAGAAAGGAACTACCAAATGGTGGGGTGAAATACAGAGTTTGTTTTCCTCTAGGCCTGTTCTCTAAGAATAAACAAATATACTGTAGTGAAGACTCAGGCTCACAATACACAAGGAAAGCTGAGAAGAGGAGAGATGGAAAGCAGGAATAGTTGAGAGAAAATGGTTGGGACTGTCTTTTCTCTGGAGGTAGATTTATTTGATATTGAGGCAACAGGAACAGGCTCAAAATTTAATGGGATCATGAAAATATCTTCAGAGTACCAGCTAGAGGGGGGAAATCTACTCTCCAGATCCTAAAACCTTTCACTCCCGTTGGATTTGGTAGAGAATTCAGCCCATTTGTGACTCTTCCCCTCAGGCTCTGTTAGATGGGCTTTTATTCAATGTGATTTCAGTCCAGATCATAATAAAGTTGCTCTGTTCCTCATGAAGCTCACATTATGGATGTACAGCCATCATGGTCTACGGATTGCTTAgttttttctataaaaacagaaatccttGTACAGCTGGGAGCTTGTAAAAACAAGCCTGAAGCTACCAAAATTTTTAACTGTACTGTGTAAATGAGAAACTAAATTCTCCACTGCTAAACATATAGGCACCTATATATGCTCAAGGTCTTGACAATGAGACTCATTCATGCAGAAGAAGACACTTTCCAGGTGAATATTTCCTTGTTCTGGCGTCACACACTGAGTAATGTAATTAAAGAACGTTTATGAAATGGTTgggactgtgctgctgggaatcctgaacagagaggaaaggggaattgtgtgtgtttgtggtgTTCTTAGATGAGCGAGGTGATTTGCAGGCCAAGTGAGGTTTTGAAAATGCCAGCTTTTCCAAGCCAGAGTTTAGGGTCTAAAGGCAGTGTTGCGGACAGAGTTTCGTCTCACATAATGCTTGCGATGAGGCTGCAAATGTTTTATTCCTGGAAGTCGGTGCTGTGTCGATAAAAGCACCTCCAGGTTCGAGCCCTGCCTCTAGCTGTCAtttgggaagggagagaaaCGGGCTCTGGAAGGGAAGCGGGTCGGCTGCGGCCACGGCCCGGTCCGAGCTGCCTGCGGGCACCTCCGCTCCCTCCGCCCCAGGGGACGCGGAGCTTCCGCGCCTAGGTACCGCAGGAAAATGCCCCCGCCTCAGAATTTAATCGATTAAATCTGATGAATTTTCATTGAGGCCaggatattttatttcctgcagcacATTTCGTTAACTCTCGTGGTGCGAGACAGACCCGCGCACGTCGCGTTAAACACGTAccctatttttttcttggtttgctAGGGGGAAAAACACTCCACGATCTCAAAGACCAGTAGTACAAAAGGGGAATAAACTAGGAGTAGCTGAAAGGGTAGCCTGGTGACTGCCATGTCCCGGCCGCTTTGCGGGCTGTGGCGAGGgaaggagagctgctggggagacGGAGCGGGGACCGAGAGCGCCCGACCCTCCCCCGCTCccggagccccgcgccgccgcggATCCCGTTCCTCAGGGAAACGGGATTCGGAACAAGGCGCGCCTGGAGCCGCTTTTACATCCGTGTCCGTGTGCTCGCTACGTGAACCGAATGAGTGCGAATAATGTCGGCACGGCCCCAGTGAGCCGGGGCTCGAGAGTCCCGAAAGGCGCGTCCGTCCTTACGGGGCACCAGCCGTGTGTCCGCCCCGGGAGCCGGGGTGCGGCGCGGCAGCAGAACGGAGTACGAGCCGCAGGACTGACAGCGGGGCTGTGCCGCCTGTCCCCGTCCGGGTGTCGGTGCGGGAGGCGAGAGCCCTGCCCCGGTGCCTGCAGGCGGGCCGAACGCGAACGGGGCTCTCCGAGCGAGGGGCGGACCGGTGCTCCCCGCTGGAGATGCGTTTTCTccacaagagaaaaagagaaaaaacctttGGGAGGGGAATGCTGCCGCAATTTCAAACAAACCAACCTCAAACCTTCCAGGTCCTGCTGCCTGAAGAGGGTGAGtagaaaagaaaacccaaaccacacgGGCTACTCGAGCCTTATCAGCGCTTCAGCTGAAGGCACGGCTTACGCGGGAATCCTCCTCCGGGCTGCCGGGGCCAGACGTGGGGGTGGCACCGTGTTCCGTGTCCCCCGCCGCTCACCGTGCCCCGCTCCGCTCGGCGCTGCCAGCCGCGCAGGGGCTGAGCGGTGCGCAGCGGGAATATTGCACCGGGGCCACGGCGGGGGCTCTCGTGCCCTGCTCGGGAACAGGAACCCGGTCCGGCTCGGTAGCGGCGAAGCCCCAATCTGCAGAGGCTCTCGAGTCGCCTCTCTAAACGGGATTGCGCTGCCGGGGTTGAGTCCCGCTCTGCCCGCCTCCCTCCCGGCTTCCCtgcgccggggccgggctgtggccggggctgctctgccctggtgcGCAGAAAGCGAGAGCCCTTTCCCCGccgcagcaggcagggacacgGGCCCGGCGCTGTGAGTCCCCTCCATTGCTAATTCCCCTCTTGCATCCCCTATTCCTGCGAGTGGCTGTAGGCCCGGGCCGGGAGCGGCTCCGCTGGCTCCTTCTGCCCTCGCCCTGTCCGTGTTTGTCCGGCTGCTGCCCGAccgcgggagcggcggcgggcgggggcgcggGCTCAGCCGGGGGCACCGGCGGACAGGACCGCTCCCCGGGGCCGTGCCGAGATCCCCGCTCCTTCTCCCGAAAGGGCTCTCCGCGCTGCCCTGCTCGCTGCCCGTCCCCGGTACTTGCATTCCCCTCGCTGCGGCGTTTCTGAGGGTGCCGATAAGCCCTCAGCTCTCTGCTTAAGCGCAACTACAGAGTGCAGCTGCCAGGGGCGTGTTCCTGCACTTTCAGGTAATTATTTCATGTCCCAAAAAGGGCTGAATTAGGAGAGGGGAGAGCCCGacagcccctgcctgcccttGTGTCAAACGTTCAAGTAGCCGCACACGGGGCTGTGCGCTCACCTTTGCTGCTCGGCCTGACCGCCGCTCCCAGCGCCGGGCTGAGTTTCTGCCCTGGTGTTATCCGAAATCCCCCTTGGTGGGGctgtcaaaaaaaaaccaaacaagaccCTCGGATGTCAAATGTCCTTTGCGAGCGAGCGAGCCCTGCCAAGGAGCTACGCGCCCGGCTTAGGAGTGAGAAGGGAGGAATGTGCCATTTGGCGGAGGTGATGACACACGCGGCAGTGCTGCTACACCTGCACCGGCCCTCGCCGCGGAAATGCCTGCGAGGGGGAGCGCCGTGAGCAGCATGGGTGGCCGGCAGAAAGAAGCTCGCCCCGGCCCTAGGGagcccggcagccccggcctCGACGGcggggcacagctggctccgGCTGCTGCGTCGCCCTGCGCGGAGCGAGCCGCCGGCGAGCCTccgggggctgcccggggaGGGGAACCCTAGAGAGGGTCTCTCCTGTGGGTTCATCCGTTCCCCGTTTCGTTTGTGCGCGTTAGGAGAGTGCCCGGGGGCGGCGTGCACTGCTCCGCGGAAATAGACGGGCCTCCATTCTGTGACCGAAATCACGCAGCCCGGTTCTGAGACATATAAAACAtacttttttatatatttgcatGTGTAGATGTAAAAATCTAATAGTTCCTCGACGAGCTAATTTATTTCTCGGTTAAAATATGTTTCTACGTCTTCGACTGCCTGTATCCGCTATTATTCTGTCCCGGGTAGGGGAGCAGGGACCCGTGGCAGGACAGAGGAACTAGAAATCTGCTCATGGGTCACCGAAGCCCTGGGCGCCCCGACGGGAGAGACGGGGTGACCCGGGCATGCATGTTcgggagctgccagccccccGCGCTCATGCTTGGTTACGAAAATTGATGTCGCACTTAAAATCGTCGGTACAGGGCACATCGCGATAGGCGGTTCACGCGCAAGAAAGGCGCGAGCGAGTCTGAGGGCCGTGAGCTGCTGGCGGGCAGAGCTGCGGGCGCCGGGGTGAGcgtgcagctgctcccagggccgCGCTGAGCAGCCCGAGTTGTGCTTGAGTCCGGGCGGGGAGGCCGGGTCCTGCGGAGCCCCGGGGGCCGAGCGaggccgcggccggcgagcgcAGGCggtcccagccctgtggagctCGGCCCGGCTCTCGCAGCGCCTTGTCCGGTGGAAAGGCCCGGGGGTCAAACGGGGCCGGTCCGCCCCGCTCCCGGGACCGGACTGCAGAGCCCGATAGAAACCAGGGCGTAGTGTCGCTGCTGTATCCGGGGCTGAGCAGCCCCGGGGCACTGGTTTGTTACAGCGCGACATCTCCTGTGCTCGGGCCAGCTGTCACTGCCTGTCTGCTGCTCGGGGAGGCTCTGCCTGAagacaggaaagggaagggagaggggaatgTCGGTGCCACATACGCTACTCCAGGAACCGTGTGAAATAAGCCGAAGccctgcaggggaaggagcaggaaagctGCCCAGTGTGTCATTCCCCGTCTCGCCACCCTGCCCCGGCCCTCGAGGCGTCTGTCAGCCCCGCAGCCGCGCTGGGGGCCTGCATGTACCCTGcggggagggagaaggggcgACTTGACACCTTTTGCTTTCTGCCTCCTGCAAATAAGAGCTGCAAGAATCGACTTGCAGGGAGCGGCAACAGCCTCCTAGTGCTCCCCGGGCGCGATCGGTTGGTGGGGCCCGCGGCCAAGACATATAAACGCGACCGCGTGTGCGGCTGGACGTGTGACAAGCGGCCGTGGCAGGGCGAGCGCCGCGGGCACACCCCTTCGCACCCACCGCCTCCAGCGCTACCCCGCGCCGGGCGGGAGGGCTGCAGGCGCCGCGGGCCCCGCCGGGCTCCGGGGTGGGCGGCGGAggctcccccagagcccccggacgccgccccccgcctccccccgcccccggcgGCACGGCCGAGCCGGGGCGGTTCCGCGCCGCTCCGCGGGGCCACGTCGGGCCGCGTGTGCGCGGGGCTGAGCGCGGCGCCGTGACTGCAGGGTGAACTCGGCCGTGCCCAGCGGCTAGGCGGCGATAGGGGAGCGGGCTCCTGACGAAAGCGGAACTCGGCCGGGCCCATACAAATCAGAAAAGAGCCCGGCCGCCGCGGCAGAGGGGAGCGGAGCCCGCGGGGGCAGGGACGACGCCGCACGCCGCGCTGCGCGGATCAACGGCGCCGCGAGAGGCGCCTCCCGATCTCCGTCCGGGTCCCGGCTCCGGTTTCGACTTCGTCTCCGGCCCCGTCCCGGCGAGCGCGGAGCGGGACGGCCGGCAGCAGCAGGCTAGGTGCAGCGGGCAGCGCTCCGCACCGCGCGGCGCGGCGCTGGGCGCCccgggcggcgggcgcggggcacCATGATGAGCAGCTACCCGGACGGCGAGGAGGACACGGTGGCGCTGCTGGCTCATGACACCAGCGGCAGCAAGGAGCCGGATCGGGGCAAGGATGAGCTGAGCGCGGACAAGGGCCCCGAGAAGCCGGACCCCTCGCAGAAGCCCCCCTATTCTTACGTGGCCCTGATCGCCATGGCCATTCGGGAGAGCGCAGAGAAGAGACTTACGCTGTCCGGGATCTACCAGTACATCATCAGCAAGTTCCCTTTCTACGAGAAGAACAAGAAAGGCTGGCAGAACAGCATCCGCCACAACCTCAGCCTCAACGAGTGCTTCATCAAGGTGCCCCGGGAGGGTGGCGGAGAGCGCAAGGGCAACTACTGGACCCTAGACCCCGCCTGCGAGGACATGTTCGAGAAGGGCAACTACCGCAGAAGACGAAGGATGAAACGGCCTTTCAGGCCACCTCCGACCCACTTCCAACCTGGCAAGACCCTCTTCAGCCCCGACAGCTACGGCTACCTGTCCCCGCCCAAGTACTTGCAGTCCACCTTCATGAACAACTCGTGGCCACTGGCGCAGCCCCCCGCGCCCATGCCCTACACGTCCTGCCAGATGTCTGGTGGGAACGTCAGTCCCGTCAATGTGAAAGGACTCTCGGGCCCGGCGTCCTACAGCCCCTACTCGCGGGTGCAAAGCATGGCATTGCCCAGCATGGTGAACTCCTACAACGGCATgggccaccaccaccaccaccacccgCACGCCCAccatccccagcagctcagcccggccagccccgcgccgcccgcggCCCCGGCGGCAAACGGAGCCGGCCTCCAGTTTGCCTGCGCCCGCCAGCCTGCCGAGCTGTCCATGATGCACTGTTCTTACTGGGAGCACGACAGCAAACACAGCGCCCTGCACTCCCGCATAGACATCTAGGGAGGCTCTGGCCGGCCGCCGTCACAGAAATGcaccggccccgctgcccctcTCCTACCCCGCCGCGTTCCCCTGCGCTCCGCGTCTCTCCTTCTCGTCTCTAGCCACGGActtccctctctctgtgccCAAACTCTCGCGGTGGGGAAATAGCAGCCTTGCCCCGCGCGTAGTGTCAGTGTAGGAGCCGTTCCTCCCTGAGAAGAAGGCAGTGTAAGTGTGGGGGTTCCCCGCGGGACTGCgccggcagtggcggccgggcCGCCTGTCTCCGGGCGAGAGGGGATTCACCGGGACT
This Catharus ustulatus isolate bCatUst1 chromosome 10, bCatUst1.pri.v2, whole genome shotgun sequence DNA region includes the following protein-coding sequences:
- the FOXL2 gene encoding forkhead box protein L2, whose product is MMSSYPDGEEDTVALLAHDTSGSKEPDRGKDELSADKGPEKPDPSQKPPYSYVALIAMAIRESAEKRLTLSGIYQYIISKFPFYEKNKKGWQNSIRHNLSLNECFIKVPREGGGERKGNYWTLDPACEDMFEKGNYRRRRRMKRPFRPPPTHFQPGKTLFSPDSYGYLSPPKYLQSTFMNNSWPLAQPPAPMPYTSCQMSGGNVSPVNVKGLSGPASYSPYSRVQSMALPSMVNSYNGMGHHHHHHPHAHHPQQLSPASPAPPAAPAANGAGLQFACARQPAELSMMHCSYWEHDSKHSALHSRIDI